CGGGAGCTGTTCGTCGAGCTGCTGGGCGAGATCGGTGCCGGTCTCTCGGAGGTCATCGGCAAGGCCACCGTCGACGCACCCTCCCCCCGCCAACAACTCGAGGCGGGGTTTGACGCCTACTTCGGTTGGGTCAACGACAACCGCGGCGCGTTCAACCTGTTGTTCTCGGCGGGCACCCAACGCGACCCCGATTTTCTGGCCGCGGCACACCAGGTGGAGGACGCCATCGCCGACGTCGTTGCCAACAACATCGTGATCAGCGGCCTCACGCGGGAGCGTCGGGGCTTGTTGGCCCACGGCATCGTCGGCATGGCGGAGGCCACGTGTCGGCGTTGGATGGCCGACCCGGGCACCATCGACCACGCCGAACTGGCTGCGCAGTTGGGTGAGCTGGCCTGGTTCGGCCTGAGAGGCATCCGCACGGCCTGAGCCGGCTCGGGCTCAGCCAGGTAGGTTGCTGGGTCATGGCTGAAGACTGGTTCGAAGTGGTGGTTGAGATCCCCAGGG
Above is a genomic segment from Candidatus Microthrix parvicella Bio17-1 containing:
- a CDS encoding TetR/AcrR family transcriptional regulator, translated to MRLPAAKRRLQLLAVALDVFAERGFYSTSMNDVADAAGVTKPVLYQHFGSKRELFVELLGEIGAGLSEVIGKATVDAPSPRQQLEAGFDAYFGWVNDNRGAFNLLFSAGTQRDPDFLAAAHQVEDAIADVVANNIVISGLTRERRGLLAHGIVGMAEATCRRWMADPGTIDHAELAAQLGELAWFGLRGIRTA